TTTCATAAAACTCATTCGGCTGTTTAAAGTCAAAAAACTGACTATGAACAATTTTTGGATTGTTAATAAACAGATTTGCGGTATCAAGTAACCCTGCACCATTCAAACGTGTATGTGCCAGTACATTGTCCAATTGCACTAACCATGCCGTCACGCCTTTAAACTCAGCCGTGGGTTCGCTATGTAAATAAGCTAATAAGGGAGTCAACCAATGTTCGCTTTCTGAGCTCACATTAAGCATCCCCTGCAACATACTAAGCTCTCGCGTCGCCCCCGCCTCACTTGCAGTGCGCGAGTACTCATTTTTATCTTTATCAGTCTGCTTTAATTCAGAAATATCATGCCGTATATCGCGAGCGTCTACTTCGCGGTACTTAATGACATAGTTGTCAAATAAAACCCGAGTTTTAAGTAAAAAGCAGATGAATGCTTCTGCGTTATCGTTGGGCAGTTTTGCAAACTCAACCAACAAATTGGAGTCTTTAATCTTGACTAAATCGCTGCTGCCTTTTTGTTTAATGAAGAGCTTAAGCGTATGCAGTAAAAACTCGGGGAATTGAATAACACTGCGATATTTGTCTTCGGTATTTTTTTCGGATGTGTTTTTTTCACCGCTTGATTTAGGAAGTGGTAATTTTTGTAGATCAGTCAATGTTAAGGGTGTCGTATCTTCGGTAGTTGCATTTTCAACATTAGCATCAAATACGGCTGCCAGCTCTTTAGAAGATTTGTTGTTGATAATGTCATCTAAAGCCTTTGCTTTATCTTTTGTGGTAAAGCTAGGTTCAACGTATTGATTCATTTGGGCGCAGGCATCCCACGCTTTTGCCAACCAAGCTAAACTCATGCTTAAGGGCACGTTACTGGCTTGAAACAATAATTGGGCTTTTAAAATTTCATGTTTTTCAAGTTGTACGCCACGATTATTCATGACTTCAAAATACTTATTCAAATCCATATTGCTGGGCAGTACAGTAGCCACTAACTTTGCATGATGAAAAATAAAATCAGCAAAGGTGTGTAGACTTCCCTCTGCTTTAACATCCTTGGCTTCAACATCCTTAAAAAATTTATGTATTAGGTGAATCGCATCAATAATACGTCTGTTTACTTCGGTATTTTTGGTGGATAAGTCATCAAGACTTTTTTCTAGTAAGGCTTTCAGGTAGTTATTTTCGGCTTCACGCACGCTAAATTGAAGTCTTAACTCGGAATCGGCGTTAATCAAAACACCTTTCCATTTATCGCTAGTACACATCTTACTCAATACCAGTGCAACCAACCACAATGTGGTCATGCGCTGTTGGCCATCAATTAAATCAAAGCCATTGTCTTTATTTTTTGAAAGGACGATATTGCCGATGTAATAGTCTTTGCTTGAGTTTAGTTTTTGGGCTTCATGCAAATCTTTAAGCAGTTGAGTGACTTGTAACTGTTCCCAACTATATAACCGCTGATACAGTGGCACACAAAACTGGTGATTAGCTTCCATTAAGGAGTTAAGTGTATATTCGTGGTTAGTGATGGTATTCATATCGTCCTTGTTTATCATTTTTTTGCCACTACCATTTGTGTTTTTAAGTGCGTTATGCCGTTTGAACTTTTTAGTTCTTTATAAGGGGCCGCTGCCGCTATGTATAATCTTTGCCAATACTTTTCTTGTTGGCCATTCTTGGGTGCGTTGACTATAACGGATTTGGCGTTTATCCAATCTTGCTCACAAAACTCAGTAATGCCATTAAAAACATGACTCGGGTTTGCGGCTCTATCAATCAAATAAAAAGGATTGTTTCGGCCATTAGCTGTTGATAGTAGATTTTTGACCGAAGGAGCTTTAATTGAGTACTTTTTCAAACGCTCGGTAAAAAAGAAGTGTTCAAAATGTACCGCCGCTTCATCTAATTGCTCCATGTCGAATTTATC
This genomic interval from Gammaproteobacteria bacterium contains the following:
- a CDS encoding DUF262 domain-containing protein; this translates as MINKDDMNTITNHEYTLNSLMEANHQFCVPLYQRLYSWEQLQVTQLLKDLHEAQKLNSSKDYYIGNIVLSKNKDNGFDLIDGQQRMTTLWLVALVLSKMCTSDKWKGVLINADSELRLQFSVREAENNYLKALLEKSLDDLSTKNTEVNRRIIDAIHLIHKFFKDVEAKDVKAEGSLHTFADFIFHHAKLVATVLPSNMDLNKYFEVMNNRGVQLEKHEILKAQLLFQASNVPLSMSLAWLAKAWDACAQMNQYVEPSFTTKDKAKALDDIINNKSSKELAAVFDANVENATTEDTTPLTLTDLQKLPLPKSSGEKNTSEKNTEDKYRSVIQFPEFLLHTLKLFIKQKGSSDLVKIKDSNLLVEFAKLPNDNAEAFICFLLKTRVLFDNYVIKYREVDARDIRHDISELKQTDKDKNEYSRTASEAGATRELSMLQGMLNVSSESEHWLTPLLAYLHSEPTAEFKGVTAWLVQLDNVLAHTRLNGAGLLDTANLFINNPKIVHSQFFDFKQPNEFYEKLNQGTDTPRYWFFRLDYLLWKSWFIGEGNKKECGLQKSWQVSAKDFQFRQNRSVEHVYPQNPEGGNTWDTVKLDGFGNLALISVESNSGYNNQTPDNKRSDFKAKVEKTKTLESLKLALIYSGVNESWNWNQEAAEAHQKICCDILIGSLMPTK